From Ptychodera flava strain L36383 chromosome 3 unlocalized genomic scaffold, AS_Pfla_20210202 Scaffold_26__1_contigs__length_13983176_pilon, whole genome shotgun sequence, one genomic window encodes:
- the LOC139125823 gene encoding claudin-10-like: protein MSLVGPISSVVVAGVTVLFYIVSTATNYWVVISSLGSETYYGLWKSCFENIHGVRVCATLPDSILKGYVKAARGLMLTAVIVAGIIWIIALVALIGKGTGQTQHSLFKYFTRRFWAINGLIFCVTGLLVLTGTSVYAGETNKEYSDVVIDYSFGYSIILGWVSIPVGVIAAAMLTYFFRAMWDDAYDNL from the exons ATGTCTCTCGTCGGACCTATCTCTAGCGTTGTAGTGGCAGGTGTAACAGTCCTATTTTACATCGTGAGCACGGCGACCAACTACTGGGTGGTGATTTCGTCTCTAGGCTCGGAAACGTACTACGGACTGTGGAAGTCATGCTTTGAAAACATTCATGGAGTACGCGTCTGTGCAACCCTGCCCGATTCCATACTCAAAG GATACGTAAAGGCTGCCCGTGGTCTTATGTTGACAGCGGTGATCGTCGCAGGGATAATTTGGATCATAGCTTTGGTGGCGCTAATCGGAAAAGGCACTGGACAGACCCAGCACTCGCtctttaaatattttacaagacgCTTCTGGGCAATCAACGGATTGATCTTCTGTGTAACAG GTTTGCTGGTGTTGACTGGAACGAGTGTATATGCAGGTGAAACGAACAAGGAGTACAGCGACGTTGTTATCGATTATTCGTTCGGTTATTCCATCATCCTTGGCTGGGTCTCCATTCCTGTCGGTGTCATTGCCGCGGCTATGTTGACCTATTTCTTTCGCGCCATGTGGGATGACGCCTATGATAATCTGTAG
- the LOC139125912 gene encoding dimethylaniline monooxygenase [N-oxide-forming] 2-like — protein sequence MICDDMQDRLTQGQIKPVVEIKEFLKNDVILVDGTILKNIDAVIFATGYKFSVPTIDDSILYDESDNAELYKYIFPIRLEHPERLALINIVYTIGPHWPVAELHARLASRVFAGKISLPEKTIMQRDVDQNVKNVKNKYFQVPGPSHMEDIAEILGVKPSFWRLLVSDQN from the exons ATGATTTGTGATGACATGCAAGATAGGCTTACACAAGGCCAGATCAAACCAGTGGTGGAAATTAaagaatttctgaaaaatgatgtcattctTGTGGACGGCACAATCCTGAAGAACATCGATGCTGTAATATTTGCGACTGGCTACAAGTTCTCCGTACCAACAATTGATGATTCGATTTTGTATG ACGAATCAGACAACGCTGAGCTGTACAAGTACATATTTCCAATTCGTCTTGAACATCCAGAAAGGCTTGCGCTGATCAACATAGTGTATACGATTGGACCACACTGGCCGGTAGCAGAGCTGCATGCCAGACTAGCAAGCAGAGTATTTGCAGGCAAAATATCGCTTCCTGAAAAGACTATCATGCAACGAGATGTCGACCAGaatgtgaaaaatgtgaaaaacaagTATTTTCAA GTTCCAGGCCCATCTCATATGGAGGATATAGCCGAGATACTTGGTGTGAAACCTTCATTCTGGCGTCTGCTCGTGTCTGACCAAAACTAG